A stretch of DNA from Myxococcota bacterium:
AGCGTGCTGGCCTACGCGATTCGCCGTCTGACCTACGGCTTTGGCGTCGTGCTCGGCGTCCTCGGCCTGCTCTTCGTGCTCTTCTTCCTCTACGCCGAGCCGATCGACATGGCCCAGCGCGCGCTGGGCGAGAAGGCGCCGCCCGAGGTGCTCCAGCAGTGGATCGCCGACCACGGCTACGATCGTCCGTGGACCGAGCAGTTCCGGGACCACTACGTCCGGATGCTCACCTTCGACTTCGGGCGCAGCGATCTCGACGACGTCTCGATCGCCCGCCGCCTGCGCGAAGGGGCCGGGCCCAGCCTCTCGTTCACGGTGCCCCAGTTCTTCCTGGGCCTGGTGCTCGGCATCGGGCTCTCGCTCTTCGTGGCCTACTTCCGCGAGACCTACATCGATCGCGCCGGCGTCGTCCTGGCCGTCCTCGCGATGAGCGTCTCGATCCTGCTCTACATCATCGGGGGCCAATACCTGATCGGGAAGGTGCTGAACTGGTTCCCGATCTCAGGGTTCGATCCCGACCCCAGCGTGCTGCCCCGCTTCATCGCGATGCCGATCCTGATCGGGGTCCTGTCCGCCGTCGCGAGCGACGTGCGCTTCTACCGCACCGTGTTCGTCGAAGAGACCAGCCGCGACTACGTCCGCACCGCGCGCGCGAAGGGCTGCGGGGACGGACGGATCATGTCTCGCCACGTGCTGCGGAACGCCCTGATTCCGATCCTGACCCGGGTCGTCGTCGCGATTCCGTTCCTGTTCACCGGGTCTCTCTTGCTCGAGTCGTTCTTCGGCATTCCCGGGCTCGGGGCCGTGATGGTCGAAGCGATTCACGGCAACGATTTCTCGACCCTGCGGGTGATGGTCTACATCCTCTCCCTGCTCTTCATCGTCTTCCAGATCGTCACCGACTTCACCTACACGCTCGCGGATCCGCGAGTGCGCCTCGAATAGGGGAGGGCGGGCGTGGAGACCCACATCGTCTCGAACGGCGTCGTCGTGGCGCTCCTGGTCGGCGCGGGCTTTGCCGGCTCCGCGGTGCGGCGCAGCGGCCTCTGGAGTGAAGCCGCGCTCGAGCTGTGGCGGCGTCGCCCGCTGGCGGTGCTCGTCGTGGGCTTCTTCGTCGTCGTCGGTCTCGCCGACGCCGTGTCCTGGCGGGACGCCGACAGTGCGGCGTCCGGCGTGGCGGCCCACACGCCGCGCAGCCTGGTCGACCGCGTGTTCCCGGCGGATTTCGACGAACGCAGCTACTCGGCTCCCCTGGCCGACGCGGAGTTCTACGGCGCTGCGCCACTCACGCACCCGGGCGCGCACCTGCTGGGAACCGACATCCTCGGTCGCGACGTCCTGCATCTCACCCTGAAGGGCGCGCGGGTGGCGCTCCTGATCGGCGGGTTGACCAGCCTGATCGTGATCCCGCTGGCGCTCTTCTTCGGGATGTCGGCGGGCTACTTCGGTGGGCGCATCGATGACGTGGTGTTCTTCATCGTGTCGACGTTGGCGTCGATCCCGAGTCTGCTGCTCTTGATCGCCCTGATCCTCGCTCTGGGGCGCGGGCCGGTGCAGGTGTGCATCGCGATGGGCGTCACCAGCTGGGTCGGATTCTCGCGTGTCGTGCGCGGCGAGACGCTCAAGCTCCGCGAGCTCGACTACATCCAGGCCGCCCGCGCACTCGGCGCATCCGAGTGGCGCATCCTCTGGCGCCACATCCTGCCGAACCTGATGCACCTGGTCGTCATCACCTTCGTGCTGCTCTTCTCGGGCACCGTGCTCTCCGAGGCGATCCTCGCCTGGCTCGGGATCGGAATCGACGGTAGCTGGGGCCAGATGATCGATCAGGCCCGTGACGAGCTGGCCCGGGATCCGATCATCGTGTGGAACCTGGGCGCGGCCTCGGCCGCGCTCTTCAGCCTGATCCTGGCGGTGAACCTCCTCGGAGACGCGGTGCGCGACATCCTCGATCCGCGCACCCTGCGAGAGGACCAATGAGCGCGCTGCTCGAAGTGGAAGGGCTCGTCACCAGCTTCCCGGCGGGTTCGGAGCGTGCCCACGTGGTCGACGGCGTGAGCTTCGAAGTCGGGGCGGGCGAAGTGCTCTCGCTGGTGGGCGAGTCGGGATGTGGGAAATCCATGACGGCGCTCTCGATTCTGCGCCTGGTCCCGCGCCCGGGTCGGGTCGACGCCGGCCGGATCGCCCTCGGCGGACGCGACCTCCGGACCCTCTCGGTGCCCGAGATGCGCGCGGTGCGCGGCGCAGATGCGGCCATGATCTTTCAGGAGCCGATGACCAGCCTGAACCCGGTGCAGGCCGTCGGCTCCCAGGTGGTCGAGGCGATCCAGCTGCACGAGGCCGTCAGTCACGATCAGGCGCGCGCGCGCACCGTCGAACTCTTCGAGCGGGTGGGGATCCCCGATGCCGATGCCCGATTCGACGCCTACCCCCACCAGCTCTCGGGAGGACTGAAGCAGCGGGTGATGATCGCGATGGCGCTCTCCATGCGGCCGAAGCTGTTGATCGCCGACGAGCCGACCACCGCGCTAGACGTCACGATCCAGGCCCAGATCCTCGAGCTGATGCGGGAAGTCCGCGACCGCTTCGGCACGGCCATCCTGCTGATCACCCATGACCTCGGCGTGGTGAACGAGCTCGCCGACCGCATCGCGGTGATGTACGCCGGACGCGTCGTCGAAGAGGGCGAACGCGAGGCGCTGCTGACCACGCCGCGCCATCCCTATACCCAGGGGCTGCTGGCTTCGATCCCCTCGCGGGCCGAACCCGGCGCGCCCCTCGCCGAAATTCCCGGCGTGGTTCCGTCGGCGGGCGAATGGCCGGCGGGCTGCCGCTTCGCGACACGCTGCGACCGGGTCCTCGAGCCGTGCCACACCGAGGTTCCCGGGGCGACCCGGATCTCCGATACCCAGCACGCGTTCTGCCACGTCGTGGCACAGGAGGAGTCGGCTCGGTGAGTCGCGACGCCCTCTTGCGCGTGGAGAACCTGCGCACCTGGTTCCCGATTCGACAGGGGCTCTTCCGGCGCACGGTCGGGCATGTCCGGGCGGTGGATGGCGTCGATCTCGAGATTCGCCGAGGGGAGACGCTCGCGCTGGTCGGCGAGTCAGGCTGCGGGAAGACGACGGTCGGGCGCACCCTGCTGCGCCTCGAAGAGCCGACGGACGGCAGCATCCACTTCGACGGTGTCGATCTCTCGCGGCTGTCGAAGGCCGCGCTGCGACCCTATCGACGCGCCATCCAGATCGTCTTCCAGGACCCGCTCGCGTCCCTCGACCCGCGCATGCGCATCCGCGATGCGATCGCCGAGGGCATGGAGACCTTCGGGATCGGGGCCGACGACGCCGAACGCACCGAACGGGTCGCGGCGCTGCTCGAACGTGTCCAGCTCGACGCACGCCAGATGTCGCGATACCCGCACGAGTTCTCCGGCGGGCAGCGCCAGCGGATCTGCATCGCGCGCGCGCTGGCGGTGGAGCCCCAGTTGATCGTCTGCGACGAGGCGACGTCGGCCCTCGACGTCTCGATCCAGGCCCAGATCCTCAACCTGCTGCGTCGGCTGCAGGAAGAACTCGGCCTCACTTATCTCTTCATCACCCACGATCTCGGGGTGGTGCGCTACCTCGCCGACCGGGTGGCGGTGATGTACCTCGGGCAGATCGTCGAGGAAGGTGAGACCGAGCGGCTCTTCGCCGAGCCCCAGCATCCCTACACCCGCGCGCTGCTGGACGCCGTACCCTCGGTCGACCCGGCCCGCCGCGGTGCCAGTGCGCGGCTCACCGGGGACGTGCCGTCTCCTTCCGCCCCGCCGCCGGGCTGCCGTTTCCACACTCGCTGCCCCGAAGTGTTCGAGCGCTGCCGGAGCGAGATCCCCGCGAGCATCTCGACGGCCGACGGCTCCAGTCGCTGCTTCCTGAGCGAGAGTTCCTGACCTAGTCGGTCCCCGTCGCGAGCGTCTGCGCGAGACGCGCGAGTCGGCCGCTCCAAGCCCGCGACAGCCAGGCCGAGCGTGCCCGCCTGATGCCTTTTTCGAGGCCGGCTCGGGCGGCGGCGTCATCGTCGAGGTGCGCGAACGCACGGGCTCGGTGGTAGTGGATCGCCGCGTGTGGGTCGGCGCGGCGCGCGTTCGAGCCGGTGCGCAAACGCTCGAGGGCGGCATCGCGGTCACCCGCGGCTGCGAACGCGGTCGCGGCGAGCTCGCGAACCGGGAGCCAACCCGACTCGTCGAGCCGCGCGTGTTGGGTGCGTTTCTCGGTCTCGCGCGCCGCTTCGATCGCGAGGCCGAGGTCGTCCAGGTCCAGCGCGCTCGCGCAGACGACGCCCCAAGCCGCGGCCGTCGCGCCGTTCGGATCCGCGTTCGAGCCCGAGCAGGAGGGGGTTGCCAGGGCGCGCTGGGCGATGGCCAGGCTCGTCTCGGCGTCCCCCTCCAACCAGTGGAAGTGGGCCCGATCGACCCCCAGCCGAACGACGTCTTCGGGAGGCCCTTCCGGGGCGGGTGCGTCCGCGAGGAGGTGCGCCGCGTGCATCGGCCCTTCCCGCGCCGCTCGTTGCCAGGCGCGGGTCCGAAGGTGCCAGGCAGACGTGCCGCTGGGCTCGCGCTCGCCCGGGTCGGCGTTCTCCCAGAGGTCGGCGAAGGATCCCA
This window harbors:
- a CDS encoding ABC transporter permease; its protein translation is MLAYAIRRLTYGFGVVLGVLGLLFVLFFLYAEPIDMAQRALGEKAPPEVLQQWIADHGYDRPWTEQFRDHYVRMLTFDFGRSDLDDVSIARRLREGAGPSLSFTVPQFFLGLVLGIGLSLFVAYFRETYIDRAGVVLAVLAMSVSILLYIIGGQYLIGKVLNWFPISGFDPDPSVLPRFIAMPILIGVLSAVASDVRFYRTVFVEETSRDYVRTARAKGCGDGRIMSRHVLRNALIPILTRVVVAIPFLFTGSLLLESFFGIPGLGAVMVEAIHGNDFSTLRVMVYILSLLFIVFQIVTDFTYTLADPRVRLE
- a CDS encoding ABC transporter permease, translated to METHIVSNGVVVALLVGAGFAGSAVRRSGLWSEAALELWRRRPLAVLVVGFFVVVGLADAVSWRDADSAASGVAAHTPRSLVDRVFPADFDERSYSAPLADAEFYGAAPLTHPGAHLLGTDILGRDVLHLTLKGARVALLIGGLTSLIVIPLALFFGMSAGYFGGRIDDVVFFIVSTLASIPSLLLLIALILALGRGPVQVCIAMGVTSWVGFSRVVRGETLKLRELDYIQAARALGASEWRILWRHILPNLMHLVVITFVLLFSGTVLSEAILAWLGIGIDGSWGQMIDQARDELARDPIIVWNLGAASAALFSLILAVNLLGDAVRDILDPRTLREDQ
- a CDS encoding ABC transporter ATP-binding protein produces the protein MSALLEVEGLVTSFPAGSERAHVVDGVSFEVGAGEVLSLVGESGCGKSMTALSILRLVPRPGRVDAGRIALGGRDLRTLSVPEMRAVRGADAAMIFQEPMTSLNPVQAVGSQVVEAIQLHEAVSHDQARARTVELFERVGIPDADARFDAYPHQLSGGLKQRVMIAMALSMRPKLLIADEPTTALDVTIQAQILELMREVRDRFGTAILLITHDLGVVNELADRIAVMYAGRVVEEGEREALLTTPRHPYTQGLLASIPSRAEPGAPLAEIPGVVPSAGEWPAGCRFATRCDRVLEPCHTEVPGATRISDTQHAFCHVVAQEESAR
- a CDS encoding ABC transporter ATP-binding protein → MSRDALLRVENLRTWFPIRQGLFRRTVGHVRAVDGVDLEIRRGETLALVGESGCGKTTVGRTLLRLEEPTDGSIHFDGVDLSRLSKAALRPYRRAIQIVFQDPLASLDPRMRIRDAIAEGMETFGIGADDAERTERVAALLERVQLDARQMSRYPHEFSGGQRQRICIARALAVEPQLIVCDEATSALDVSIQAQILNLLRRLQEELGLTYLFITHDLGVVRYLADRVAVMYLGQIVEEGETERLFAEPQHPYTRALLDAVPSVDPARRGASARLTGDVPSPSAPPPGCRFHTRCPEVFERCRSEIPASISTADGSSRCFLSESS